The following coding sequences lie in one Arachis ipaensis cultivar K30076 chromosome B03, Araip1.1, whole genome shotgun sequence genomic window:
- the LOC107633811 gene encoding uncharacterized protein LOC107633811 has translation MKDFFVFRIQERLADGSPLLYSRRLFQQFLVDGYSMVESSRLTYIRLDQDKFRCEMYKEISEAVLMGETTPSSRDKRIILLSSFTRESRYMIQNYQDAMTICRVVGYPDLFLTFTCNPKWPELEDFLKNMDLNAEDRPDMKRGLPHAHILVFLYRDDKYPTADDIDQTISAEIPDKDRDPLYYEAVEKHMMHGPCGNIRKYSPCMENGKCVRHFPKKFVNNTTIDKDGYPVYKRRDNGKTISKCGVELDNHYVVPHNRKLLLRYGAHIKVEWCNQSRSIKYLFKYVNKGNDRVTASFYSSGTADAENDECDEVSMYYDYRYISPCEAAWRIFWYGIHFKDPSVVHLGFHLPGEQPVVFQDHENLEDVAKASVKESMFLEWFQANKKYSEARSLTYSEFPSKLLWKPLLRKWFPRKSHSGIGRIFFVPPGSGEIYYLRLLLNFVRGPTSYEDIRTIDGILYPTFRDACYAQSILDDDKEYIDATEEASIWGSDLHMTETEIRDLTLIEIENLLKGYNKSLKDILSMPFPNMDMCYQQLMSNGVNRLICDELRYDRRQLVVEHADLLQKLTDEQKRVYKQILAAINSGDGGVFFLYGYGGTGKTFVWKTLAVTIRSKDQIVLMVASSGIASLLLPGGRTAHSHFAIPINLDEFSTCNINQNSPLAELII, from the exons ATGAAGGACTTTTTTGTATTTAGAATACAAGAAAGGTTAGCTGATGGTTCCCCATTGCTGTATTCAAGAAGATTATTCCAACAATTTCTGGTGGATGGATATTCTATGGTTGAGTCTTCTAGACTAACATATATTCGATTAGACCAGGACAAATTTAGGTGTGAGATGTACAAGGAAATAAGTGAAGCTGTATTGATGGGTGAAACAACACCTTCATCAAGGGATAAACGTATCATACTTTTGTCATCTTTCACTAGAGAGTCAAGATATATGATACAGAACTATCAAGATGCTATGACAATTTGTAGGGTTGTTGGATACCCAGACCTCTTCTTAACCTTTACTTGCAATCCTAAGTGGCCTGAGCTTGAGGATTTTCTAAAGAATATGGATCTAAATGCTGAAGATCGTCCTGATATG AAGCGTGGTCTACCCCATGCACACATCTTGGTCTTCTTATATCGAGATGACAAGTATCCAACTGCAGATGATATTGATCAAACCATAAGTGCTGAAATACCAGATAAGGACAGAGATCCACTATACTATGAAGCTGTAGAAAAACACATGATGCACGGTCCATGTGGGAACATCAGGAAATACTCACCGTGCATGGAGAATGGAAAGTGTGTTAGACACTTTCCTAAGAAATTTGTCAACAACACTACTATTGACAAGGATGGATATCCTGTTTACAAGCGAAGAGATAATGGAAAGACAATTAGCAAATGTGGGGTTGAACTTGATAATCATTATGTTGTCCCACACAATAGGAAGCTTCTTTTGAGATATGGGGCACACATTAAGGTTGAATGGTGCAACCAATCAAGATCAATCAAGTACTTATTCAAGTATGTTAATAAAGGAAACGATCGAGTAACTGCTTCGTTTTACAGCAGTGGCACAGCCGATGCAGAGAATGATGAGTGTGATGAAGTTAGCATGTATTATGACTATAGATATATATCTCCATGTGAAGCAGCTTGGAGAATATTTTGGTACGGAATCCACTTTAAAGACCCTTCTGTGGTACATTTGGGATTCCACTTGCCAGGTGAGCAACCTGTTGTTTTTCAAGATCATGAAAATCTAGAAGATGTTGCTAAGGCTTCTGTGAAGGAATCTATGTTTCTTGAATGGTTCCAGGCAAACAAGAAGTACAGTGAGGCTCGGAGTTTGACATATTCAGAATTTCCATCCAAGTTGCTGTGGAAGCCACTATTAAGGAAATGGTTCCCACGCAAGTCTCATTCAGGTATTGGACGGATATTCTTTGTGCCGCCAGGATCAGGAGAAATATACTATCTTCGATTACTCCTAAATTTTGTGAGAGGTCCAACCAGCTATGAGGATATTAGAACTATTGACGGTATTTTATACCCTACATTTAGAGATGCATGTTATGCACAAAGTATTCTAGATGATGACAAGGAATATATCGATGCTACTGAGGAAGCAAGTATTTGGGGGTCAG ATTTACATATGACAGAGACAGAAATAAGAGACTTGACTCTTATTGAAATTGAGAACTTATTAAAGGGATACAATAAGAGCCTAAAAGACATCCTTTCTATGCCATTCCCTAATATGGACATGTGTTATCAACAATTGATGTCCAATGGTGTCAATAGGCTTATTTGTGACGAGCTTCGTTATGATAGGCGACAATTGGTAGTGGAACATGCAGATTTATTACAAAAGCTAACAGATGAgcagaagagagtgtataaacaAATATTAGCAGCTATCAATAGTGGTGATGGTGGTGTGTTTTTTCTATATGGATATGGCGGTACAGGGAAGACATTTGTTTGGAAAACATTAGCTGTTACAATTAGATCTAAAGATCAAATTGTCTTGATGGTTGCTTCGAGTGGGATAGCATCTCTCTTGCTCCCTGGTGGAAGGACAGCACACTCGCATTTTGCAATCCCTATTAACCTTGATGAGTTTTCAACATGTAACATTAATCAGAACAGCCCTTTGGCAGAGTTGATAATTTGA